In Microbulbifer sp. GL-2, the following are encoded in one genomic region:
- a CDS encoding heavy metal translocating P-type ATPase — MTSLPCYHCGLPVPAGSNHSVVIEGAAREMCCPGCEAVATAIVSGGLDGFYRYREKQSDRPEQTQPRDRWIAYDLPEVQQQFVHDWDDGNNMAALLIGGITCAACVWLIEKHLGHMEGVEKVSVNASTQRAQIVFNPERVKPSQLFEALERIGYRPAPATAANRENVIQTEHRAALRRLGVAGLGTMQVMMFAIALYFGAGSDGVGEFERYFRWVSLLVATPVVLYAARPFFSAALRSLRARHLSMDVPVSLAIGLAYGASFYATVFGTGDVYFESISMFTFFLLLGRTVEMRARHRAGLASGGLAQLLPMTAARYDGDQIVHVPVAALAPGERILLCPGDTIPADGEVLEGESGVDESLLSGESALQQKSVGSPVYAGSVNGDSSLTVRVTAAGKSTRLSAIERLVERAQLDKPGQVALADRVAGIFVGVVLLAALGAFAVWWQLDPSRAFWVALSVLVVTCPCALSLATPAALASATLRLQELGLLVAGGNLLEVLPRVSRVVFDKTGTLTRGEPRILQIELLRDGWTEQRVKDVAAALESQTHHPLARAFRAWRGNLTASHLKVYTGRGLEGQIDGLNYRLGRADFSAPQAQTPPQGEGQWLLLADASGPLAWIALGDKLRDSASDAVRQLGRQGLSVELLSGDQSGEVQRLAAQAAIEHFRAGASPEDKLSHMQQLQAREEKVLMVGDGLNDVPVLSGADASVAMMSAADLAQSRADAILLNGDLRVLPQAIDLARKCRQVVRQNLAWALGYNAIALPLAVCGLVPPWAAAIGMSVSSLVVVLNALRLSRAEAPIESAGTQASHLEPGLTD, encoded by the coding sequence ATGACGTCCTTGCCCTGTTACCACTGCGGGCTCCCGGTTCCCGCTGGCAGTAACCATTCGGTTGTGATCGAAGGGGCTGCGCGTGAGATGTGTTGCCCTGGCTGTGAAGCGGTGGCGACCGCGATTGTTTCCGGAGGCCTGGACGGTTTCTATCGCTACCGGGAAAAGCAAAGTGACCGACCGGAGCAGACCCAGCCGCGCGATCGCTGGATTGCCTATGATCTTCCAGAAGTGCAGCAGCAGTTTGTCCACGACTGGGATGACGGCAATAACATGGCGGCTCTGCTGATTGGTGGTATCACCTGTGCTGCCTGTGTGTGGCTGATAGAAAAGCACCTGGGGCACATGGAAGGGGTCGAGAAAGTCTCGGTCAACGCCAGCACCCAGCGTGCGCAGATCGTGTTTAACCCTGAACGGGTAAAACCCAGCCAATTATTTGAGGCGCTGGAGCGTATCGGTTACCGCCCAGCACCCGCCACCGCAGCCAACCGGGAAAATGTTATTCAGACCGAGCACCGCGCTGCCCTTCGTCGCCTGGGAGTTGCGGGCCTCGGTACCATGCAGGTGATGATGTTTGCCATCGCCCTGTACTTTGGTGCTGGTAGCGATGGTGTCGGGGAATTTGAGCGCTATTTCCGCTGGGTATCGCTTCTTGTGGCTACTCCCGTAGTCCTCTATGCCGCGCGCCCATTCTTCAGCGCGGCATTGCGCAGCCTGCGCGCGCGCCACCTGAGTATGGATGTACCGGTCTCCCTTGCTATCGGGCTGGCCTATGGCGCCAGCTTTTATGCCACAGTCTTCGGCACCGGCGATGTGTATTTTGAATCCATCTCCATGTTTACCTTCTTTTTACTACTCGGTCGCACTGTGGAGATGCGTGCACGCCACCGCGCCGGGCTTGCCAGTGGCGGTCTGGCCCAGCTGCTGCCAATGACCGCAGCCAGGTATGACGGCGATCAAATAGTCCATGTGCCGGTGGCCGCACTGGCGCCAGGCGAGCGGATTCTACTGTGTCCCGGCGATACGATTCCCGCCGATGGTGAAGTGTTGGAGGGGGAGAGCGGTGTGGATGAATCTCTGCTCAGCGGTGAGTCCGCTCTGCAGCAGAAGTCCGTGGGCAGCCCCGTATATGCGGGCAGTGTGAACGGCGACTCCAGTCTCACCGTGCGTGTGACTGCAGCGGGAAAATCCACCCGTTTGTCAGCTATTGAGCGCCTGGTCGAGCGTGCCCAGCTGGACAAGCCCGGCCAGGTAGCCCTGGCAGATCGGGTTGCCGGTATTTTTGTCGGGGTCGTATTGCTCGCGGCCCTGGGAGCTTTCGCGGTCTGGTGGCAGCTGGACCCGAGTCGGGCCTTCTGGGTTGCCCTATCGGTTCTGGTAGTGACATGCCCCTGTGCGCTGTCCCTGGCCACGCCGGCGGCGCTGGCCTCTGCAACGCTGCGCCTACAGGAGCTGGGGCTGCTGGTGGCCGGCGGTAATCTTTTGGAAGTCCTGCCCCGTGTCAGCCGCGTAGTGTTCGACAAGACAGGCACTCTGACCCGGGGTGAACCGCGAATTCTGCAGATTGAATTGTTGCGTGACGGCTGGACAGAACAGCGGGTTAAGGATGTGGCCGCTGCACTCGAATCGCAAACCCATCACCCGCTGGCCCGTGCATTTCGCGCCTGGCGCGGTAATCTGACAGCAAGTCACCTCAAGGTATACACCGGTCGAGGGCTGGAAGGGCAAATTGACGGGCTCAACTACCGCCTTGGCCGCGCTGATTTTTCTGCGCCACAAGCGCAAACCCCGCCCCAGGGTGAGGGGCAATGGCTGTTGTTGGCCGACGCGAGTGGCCCGCTTGCCTGGATTGCCCTCGGTGACAAACTGCGTGACTCGGCGAGCGATGCGGTGCGACAGCTGGGTAGGCAGGGGTTGTCGGTTGAATTGCTGAGTGGTGATCAGTCCGGAGAAGTCCAGCGCTTGGCTGCGCAGGCTGCGATCGAACATTTCCGCGCTGGCGCATCGCCCGAAGACAAGCTTTCCCACATGCAGCAGTTGCAGGCCCGGGAGGAAAAAGTCCTGATGGTGGGTGATGGGCTCAACGATGTTCCGGTGTTGTCGGGTGCCGATGCCTCGGTGGCGATGATGTCCGCAGCCGATCTGGCCCAATCCCGCGCCGACGCCATCCTGTTGAACGGTGATCTGCGGGTGCTGCCCCAGGCAATTGACCTGGCACGTAAGTGTCGCCAGGTGGTGCGGCAGAATTTGGCCTGGGCTTTAGGCTACAACGCCATTGCGCTTCCGCTGGCGGTTTGTGGTCTGGTGCCGCCCTGGGCGGCTGCCATCGGCATGTCAGTCAGTTCGCTGGTTGTGGTTCTCAACGCCCTGCGCTTATCTCGCGCAGAGGCTCCGATTGAAAGTGCGGGCACCCAGGCATCCCACCTGGAGCCGGGCCTTACTGATTAA
- the ccoN gene encoding cytochrome-c oxidase, cbb3-type subunit I, with protein sequence MTTTVAKTGPVPDYDYNIVRQFTIMSVVWGIFGMGMGVLIAAQLAWPELNDFWQPFSHFGRLRPLHTNAVIFAFGGSVLFATSYYVVQRTCQVRLWGGWLIPFTFWGWQAVIVAAAITLPMGFTSTKEYAELEWPIDILIALVWVAYALVFFGTIMKRKTSHIYVANWFFGAYIITIAVLHIINNLEIPVAPFKSYSIYSGTKDAMIQWWYGHNAVGFFLTAAFLGIMYYFVPKQAGRPVYSYQLSIVHFWALISLYVWAGGHHLHYSALPDWAQSLAMVMSLILLAPSWGGMINGIMTLSGAWHKLRTDPTLRFLVVSLSFYGMSTFEGPMMSIKTVNALSHNTDWTIGHVHSGALGWVAMISIGALYHLVPVLWKRREMYSIKLINAHFWLATVGTVLYIAAMWVNGITQGLMWRAFNADGTLTYSFVESVVASHPGYVVRWLGGTMFLVGMLLMAYNVYRTVTQKVNDSQADNTVRAVPAA encoded by the coding sequence ATGACGACAACGGTGGCAAAGACCGGCCCTGTGCCGGACTATGACTACAATATCGTGCGCCAGTTCACCATCATGTCCGTGGTCTGGGGCATTTTTGGTATGGGCATGGGCGTATTGATCGCAGCCCAGCTGGCCTGGCCAGAACTCAACGATTTCTGGCAGCCTTTCTCACACTTTGGGCGCTTGCGGCCACTGCATACCAACGCGGTAATTTTTGCCTTTGGTGGTAGTGTTCTGTTTGCCACCTCTTATTACGTGGTGCAGCGCACCTGCCAGGTTCGTCTGTGGGGCGGTTGGCTGATCCCCTTCACCTTCTGGGGATGGCAGGCCGTTATCGTAGCGGCGGCAATCACTCTGCCAATGGGTTTCACTTCCACCAAGGAATACGCTGAACTCGAGTGGCCGATTGATATCCTTATCGCCCTGGTTTGGGTTGCCTATGCGCTGGTGTTCTTCGGCACCATCATGAAGCGCAAGACCTCCCACATTTATGTGGCGAATTGGTTCTTCGGTGCCTATATCATCACTATTGCTGTGCTCCATATTATTAACAATCTGGAGATCCCTGTTGCCCCGTTCAAGTCTTACTCTATCTACTCGGGCACCAAGGATGCAATGATCCAGTGGTGGTATGGCCACAACGCAGTAGGGTTCTTCCTGACTGCTGCCTTCCTCGGCATCATGTACTACTTCGTGCCCAAACAAGCTGGTCGACCGGTTTACTCTTACCAGCTCTCCATCGTGCATTTCTGGGCACTGATCTCTTTGTATGTTTGGGCTGGTGGTCACCACCTGCACTACTCAGCGCTGCCTGACTGGGCCCAGAGCTTGGCGATGGTTATGTCCCTGATCCTGCTGGCACCCTCCTGGGGCGGTATGATTAACGGCATCATGACCCTGTCCGGTGCCTGGCACAAACTGCGTACCGATCCGACTCTGCGCTTCCTGGTGGTATCCCTGTCCTTCTACGGTATGTCCACCTTCGAAGGCCCGATGATGTCCATCAAGACTGTGAACGCACTGTCCCACAATACCGACTGGACTATTGGCCACGTACACTCCGGCGCATTGGGCTGGGTTGCGATGATCTCTATCGGTGCCCTCTACCACCTGGTTCCAGTACTGTGGAAGCGCCGCGAAATGTACAGCATCAAGCTGATCAACGCGCATTTCTGGCTGGCGACTGTAGGCACCGTACTGTACATCGCCGCGATGTGGGTGAACGGTATTACCCAGGGCTTGATGTGGCGTGCATTTAATGCCGACGGCACCCTGACCTACAGCTTTGTGGAAAGTGTGGTTGCGAGCCACCCGGGTTACGTAGTGCGCTGGCTGGGTGGAACCATGTTCCTCGTGGGCATGCTGCTGATGGCTTACAACGTTTACCGTACGGTTACCCAGAAAGTAAACGATTCTCAAGCCGATAACACCGTTCGAGCTGTACCGGCGGCATAG
- the ccoO gene encoding cytochrome-c oxidase, cbb3-type subunit II has translation MKNHDLVEKNIGWMIFFTIVAISFGALVEIVPQFFTKANYTPLPGQKPLTALQLEGRDIYIREGCHVCHTQMVRPLRAEVERYGHYSMAEESVYEHPFLWGSKRTGPDLARVGGLYSDEWQRAHLYNPRSVVPESIMPAYPWLFDNVVTGNYTARKMEALRLVGVPYTDEDIANAAEPFAGGKVKEIDALVAYLQQLGTLVTQKR, from the coding sequence GTGAAGAATCATGACCTCGTAGAAAAAAACATCGGCTGGATGATCTTTTTCACCATTGTTGCCATCAGCTTTGGCGCTCTGGTGGAGATTGTTCCGCAGTTCTTTACCAAGGCTAACTACACGCCCCTGCCGGGCCAGAAGCCACTGACCGCACTACAGCTGGAAGGCCGCGATATTTATATCCGTGAAGGCTGCCACGTGTGTCACACCCAGATGGTGCGTCCACTGCGCGCCGAGGTTGAGCGCTATGGACACTACTCCATGGCCGAGGAATCCGTGTACGAACACCCCTTCTTGTGGGGCTCCAAGCGTACCGGTCCCGACCTGGCCCGTGTGGGTGGCCTTTACTCCGACGAGTGGCAGCGCGCTCACTTGTACAACCCGCGCAGTGTAGTACCTGAGTCCATCATGCCGGCCTACCCCTGGTTGTTCGATAACGTGGTTACCGGTAATTACACTGCGCGCAAGATGGAAGCACTGCGTCTCGTCGGTGTGCCCTACACCGATGAAGATATCGCCAACGCTGCCGAGCCATTCGCCGGAGGTAAGGTGAAGGAAATTGATGCTCTGGTCGCTTACTTGCAACAGCTGGGTACTCTGGTCACCCAAAAACGCTAA
- the ccoG gene encoding cytochrome c oxidase accessory protein CcoG, which produces MSDLIPTREEQEGNGEVRYRMLYESDDKIYIRHIRGIYTRIRKYTGLPLLLAFFFIPWINIDGRQSVFFDLPTRQFHILGTTFGPQDGFLLAWLLIIAAFALFAITTWMGRVWCGFTCPQTVWTMMFMWAERVCEGDRNKRMKLDKAPWNAEKVLRKGGTHFIWLLISLATALAFVGYFYGIRELVVDLATFKAHPQGVFWVAFFTFATYMNAGFLREQVCKYMCPYARFQSVMYDQDTLAVYYDAQRGETRGPRKKTVDYKAEGMGDCIDCYWCVQVCPVDIDIRDGMQYECINCGLCVDACNSVMDKMGYDRGLIRFTSEDELETGKTNFLRPRLFGYALVLLAMMGLFSHQVATRSPIEAEITRDRGARMYRVSQGLVQNVYTVKINNMDQAAHEFTIRVDGNPDYDYSVRKPRTIFLEAGEIFSVPIRVSVPKAQLKESKHDIDIVVQAVDNPELTDKHRTVFIGPKQ; this is translated from the coding sequence GTGAGTGACTTGATTCCCACCCGCGAGGAGCAGGAAGGTAATGGCGAAGTCCGCTACCGAATGCTCTATGAATCGGATGACAAAATTTATATTCGCCATATCCGCGGTATTTACACCCGGATTCGCAAATATACCGGCCTGCCGCTATTGTTGGCCTTCTTCTTTATCCCATGGATCAATATCGACGGACGTCAGTCAGTCTTTTTCGATCTTCCTACCCGTCAATTTCATATTCTCGGCACTACCTTTGGCCCTCAGGATGGCTTCCTTCTCGCCTGGCTGCTGATTATTGCCGCTTTTGCCCTGTTCGCCATTACCACCTGGATGGGGCGAGTCTGGTGTGGCTTTACCTGCCCACAGACCGTCTGGACCATGATGTTTATGTGGGCCGAGCGGGTTTGTGAGGGTGACCGCAACAAGCGTATGAAACTCGACAAGGCGCCCTGGAACGCAGAAAAGGTCCTGCGCAAGGGGGGCACTCATTTCATTTGGCTGCTGATCTCCCTGGCAACAGCGCTGGCTTTCGTCGGCTACTTCTATGGTATCCGCGAGCTGGTGGTGGACCTAGCTACCTTCAAGGCCCATCCACAGGGTGTTTTCTGGGTCGCCTTCTTTACTTTTGCCACCTATATGAACGCCGGCTTCCTGCGCGAGCAGGTGTGTAAGTACATGTGCCCCTATGCGCGTTTCCAGTCGGTGATGTATGACCAGGATACCCTCGCGGTTTACTACGATGCCCAACGGGGGGAGACCCGCGGTCCACGCAAGAAAACGGTGGATTACAAGGCAGAGGGTATGGGTGACTGCATCGACTGTTACTGGTGTGTGCAGGTATGTCCGGTCGATATCGATATTCGCGATGGCATGCAGTATGAATGCATTAACTGTGGTCTATGTGTTGACGCCTGTAATAGCGTCATGGACAAGATGGGCTACGATCGCGGCCTGATCCGCTTTACCTCCGAGGATGAGCTGGAAACCGGTAAGACCAACTTCCTTCGTCCGCGCCTGTTTGGGTACGCACTGGTCCTGCTGGCAATGATGGGTTTGTTCTCCCACCAGGTTGCCACGCGCAGCCCGATCGAAGCCGAAATTACCCGCGACCGCGGTGCGCGAATGTACCGGGTATCCCAGGGACTGGTGCAAAATGTATATACCGTGAAGATCAACAATATGGATCAGGCGGCACACGAGTTCACTATTCGTGTAGATGGCAACCCGGATTACGACTATTCGGTTCGCAAGCCGCGTACGATCTTCCTGGAGGCCGGAGAGATTTTCTCCGTTCCTATCCGGGTGAGTGTACCCAAGGCGCAGTTGAAAGAGAGCAAGCACGATATTGATATCGTGGTGCAAGCAGTCGACAACCCTGAGTTGACCGACAAGCACCGTACGGTATTTATTGGTCCCAAGCAGTAG
- a CDS encoding cbb3-type cytochrome c oxidase subunit 3 — MTIETLREIGLVLGSLAFLAICWWAFSPKRKKRFEEDANLPFADDEQQADKDASAAQKDESKSGEEPGTERKQGQDK, encoded by the coding sequence GTGACTATCGAAACTTTGCGGGAAATCGGACTGGTTCTAGGCTCTCTGGCTTTTCTGGCTATCTGCTGGTGGGCCTTCTCTCCGAAGCGCAAGAAGCGCTTCGAAGAAGATGCCAATTTGCCATTTGCCGATGATGAGCAACAGGCCGATAAGGACGCGTCGGCCGCTCAGAAGGATGAATCCAAATCCGGGGAAGAGCCCGGAACTGAACGAAAACAGGGGCAGGACAAGTAA
- the ccoP gene encoding cytochrome-c oxidase, cbb3-type subunit III: MSTFWSLWVIVLTIANLALITWVLFANRKVAVDDQAEPENKTTGHVYDGIEEYDNPLPKWWFLLFIATLVFSVGYLVIYPGMGNFKGVSGWSSVGALEASQAKAQEKFDEHFGKYLDMPIEEIAQSPEAIKMGSRIFANNCAVCHGADAGGNFGFPNLTDNAWLYGGTPDKILETLNNGRQGMMPPQGPVIGEEGVKNATEYVLSLNGLDHDQAMAAKGQKVFNTVCMACHGMDAKGNQLLGAPNLTDDLWLYGSDREQIQHSIRSGRSNMMPAQKDKLREDKIRLVAAYVYHLSQQDEEQQ, from the coding sequence ATGAGTACATTCTGGAGTTTGTGGGTAATTGTGCTCACCATCGCCAATCTGGCGTTGATTACCTGGGTACTGTTCGCCAACCGAAAAGTTGCAGTGGACGACCAGGCTGAACCGGAAAATAAAACAACGGGCCACGTGTACGATGGCATTGAGGAGTATGACAACCCTCTGCCCAAGTGGTGGTTCTTGCTGTTTATTGCCACGTTGGTGTTCTCCGTTGGATACTTGGTGATCTACCCGGGTATGGGTAACTTCAAAGGTGTGAGCGGCTGGTCTTCTGTTGGTGCGCTGGAAGCTTCCCAAGCCAAGGCCCAGGAGAAGTTTGATGAGCACTTTGGCAAGTATCTCGATATGCCTATCGAAGAAATTGCCCAGAGTCCTGAAGCGATCAAGATGGGTTCCCGTATCTTTGCCAACAACTGTGCCGTGTGTCACGGGGCGGATGCCGGTGGTAACTTCGGTTTCCCGAACCTGACCGACAACGCCTGGTTGTATGGCGGTACCCCGGATAAAATCCTGGAGACCCTGAATAACGGCCGCCAGGGCATGATGCCTCCGCAGGGTCCGGTGATTGGAGAGGAAGGGGTTAAGAATGCTACTGAGTATGTTCTTTCCCTGAATGGCCTCGATCACGACCAGGCTATGGCTGCCAAAGGACAGAAGGTATTCAATACCGTGTGTATGGCCTGCCACGGTATGGACGCCAAGGGCAACCAGCTTCTCGGTGCGCCGAACCTGACCGATGACCTTTGGTTGTACGGCAGTGATCGTGAGCAGATCCAGCACAGTATCCGCAGCGGCCGAAGCAATATGATGCCTGCGCAGAAAGATAAACTGCGCGAAGACAAAATCCGCCTGGTGGCGGCCTATGTCTACCACTTGTCCCAGCAGGACGAGGAACAGCAGTAA
- a CDS encoding argininosuccinate synthase produces MSKIEKVVLAYSGGLDTSVIVRWLQETYGCEVVTFTADIGQGEEVEPARAKAEALGVKEIYIDDLREEYVRDYVFPMFRANAIYEGEYLLGTSIARPLIAKRLIEIANETGADAISHGATGKGNDQVRFELGAYALKPGIQVIAPWREWDLNSREKLMQYCEQHKIPVDFSSGKKKSPYSMDANLLHISYEGGNLEDPWAEAEEDMWRWSVSPEAAPEEPTYITIAFEKGDPVAIDGERMSPAVLLETLNKMGGANGIGRLDIVENRYVGMKSRGCYETPGGTILLKAHRAIESITLDREVAHMKDSLMPRYADLIYNGYWWSPERRMLQAAIDESQLVVNGEVRLKLYKGSVSAVGRRSADSLFDERIATFEDDAGAYDQKDAEGFIKLNALRLRIAAGKGRKLI; encoded by the coding sequence ATGAGCAAAATCGAGAAGGTAGTACTGGCATATTCCGGCGGATTGGACACGTCGGTGATTGTGCGCTGGCTGCAGGAAACTTACGGCTGTGAGGTGGTAACTTTTACTGCCGATATCGGCCAGGGTGAGGAAGTCGAGCCGGCGCGAGCCAAGGCCGAGGCCCTGGGCGTTAAAGAGATTTACATCGATGACCTGCGCGAAGAGTATGTGCGCGATTATGTCTTCCCGATGTTCCGTGCCAACGCTATTTACGAGGGTGAGTACCTGTTGGGTACCTCCATTGCGCGCCCACTGATCGCCAAGCGCCTGATTGAAATTGCCAACGAAACCGGTGCTGATGCCATTTCCCATGGCGCTACTGGTAAAGGTAACGACCAGGTGCGCTTTGAATTGGGCGCCTACGCATTGAAGCCGGGCATCCAGGTGATTGCGCCCTGGCGTGAGTGGGACCTGAATTCCCGCGAAAAGCTGATGCAGTATTGCGAACAGCACAAAATTCCGGTGGACTTCTCCTCTGGTAAGAAGAAGTCCCCTTACTCAATGGATGCCAACCTGCTGCATATCTCCTATGAGGGCGGCAACCTTGAAGATCCGTGGGCGGAAGCCGAAGAGGATATGTGGCGCTGGAGCGTAAGCCCTGAGGCTGCGCCGGAAGAGCCCACCTATATCACTATCGCTTTTGAAAAAGGCGATCCGGTAGCGATCGACGGCGAGCGGATGAGCCCGGCGGTTCTATTGGAAACCTTAAACAAGATGGGCGGCGCCAATGGTATCGGCCGCCTGGATATTGTTGAAAACCGCTACGTGGGTATGAAGTCCCGCGGCTGTTACGAAACCCCAGGCGGTACTATCTTGCTGAAGGCCCACCGCGCGATCGAATCGATCACCCTGGATCGCGAAGTGGCGCATATGAAAGATTCCCTGATGCCGCGCTACGCTGACCTGATCTATAACGGCTACTGGTGGTCACCGGAGCGCCGCATGTTGCAGGCTGCGATCGATGAATCCCAGCTGGTGGTGAACGGCGAAGTGCGTCTCAAATTGTACAAGGGCAGTGTGAGTGCCGTGGGCCGCCGCTCTGCGGACAGTCTCTTCGATGAGCGTATTGCGACCTTTGAGGATGATGCCGGGGCCTACGACCAGAAGGATGCCGAGGGCTTTATCAAGCTTAATGCCCTGCGTCTGCGTATCGCAGCCGGTAAGGGAAGAAAATTGATTTAG
- a CDS encoding sulfite exporter TauE/SafE family protein: MGDWGFFAAALAIGFLGSSHCIGMCGGISGALGMAVPGRQTAWVQLGSYQLGRLGSYTLMGALAGALGAAVLPALTPLRFAAGIMLIVMALYVAGIWRGLVWLEKGGSYLWRYVQPLAAKLLPVRSAGQAVALGSLWGWLPCGLVYSALTFALAQGSAERSALAMFAFGLGTLPAMLATGAAAVQVRKIVQKPGVRLGFAAAILLFGLWTIWGALGHGGHGDHSNHGAMGTMESPQVEEQEQHHHH; encoded by the coding sequence GTGGGGGATTGGGGTTTTTTTGCGGCTGCGCTCGCTATCGGTTTTCTCGGCAGCAGCCATTGTATCGGCATGTGTGGGGGTATCTCAGGCGCGCTGGGAATGGCTGTACCCGGCAGGCAGACTGCCTGGGTGCAGCTCGGTTCATACCAGCTGGGACGGCTCGGCAGCTACACGTTGATGGGTGCCCTTGCAGGCGCCCTCGGCGCAGCGGTGCTGCCGGCGCTGACACCACTGCGTTTTGCCGCGGGTATCATGTTGATTGTCATGGCGCTCTACGTGGCCGGCATCTGGCGCGGTCTGGTGTGGTTGGAGAAGGGCGGCAGCTATTTATGGCGCTATGTGCAGCCTCTTGCGGCGAAGCTGTTGCCGGTGCGTTCCGCAGGGCAGGCGGTTGCCCTCGGTTCATTGTGGGGCTGGCTCCCGTGTGGTCTGGTATACAGCGCGTTGACCTTCGCTCTGGCCCAGGGTAGTGCCGAGCGCTCGGCATTGGCGATGTTCGCCTTTGGCCTTGGTACTTTACCGGCCATGCTGGCCACCGGTGCTGCCGCCGTGCAAGTGCGTAAAATTGTGCAGAAACCGGGGGTTCGCCTGGGGTTTGCCGCGGCAATTTTGCTATTCGGTTTGTGGACGATCTGGGGTGCTCTCGGCCATGGAGGCCATGGTGACCACAGTAATCATGGGGCTATGGGAACAATGGAGTCTCCACAGGTGGAAGAACAGGAGCAACATCACCACCATTAA
- the nadC gene encoding carboxylating nicotinate-nucleotide diphosphorylase yields MQPQDSAIPNIMTDLERSVRIALDEDVGSGDITAQLIPAECSARARVITREDCTMSGRAWVDEVFRQLDPELKLSWHFEDGDRVAANSVLFELDGNARAILTGERAALNFLQTLSGTATTAAEFADRAADTEVKILDTRKTIPGLRSAQKYAVLCGGCHNHRIGLYDAFLIKENHIAAAGGIDAAVTQARAIKPGALVEVEVETIGELKQALNSGADVIMLDEFNDADTRTALSLAKGKAKIEISGSVDRDRIQQLAALDVDYISSGSLTKHLRAIDLSLRIDL; encoded by the coding sequence GAGGATGTCGGCAGCGGAGATATCACCGCGCAGCTGATCCCCGCCGAGTGCAGTGCCCGTGCACGCGTGATCACCCGTGAGGATTGCACAATGAGCGGGCGCGCCTGGGTAGACGAGGTCTTTCGACAGCTGGACCCTGAGCTAAAGCTGAGCTGGCACTTTGAGGATGGCGACAGGGTAGCGGCAAATTCAGTCCTGTTTGAACTGGACGGCAACGCCCGTGCAATCCTCACCGGCGAGCGCGCCGCCCTCAACTTCCTGCAGACGCTATCCGGCACCGCAACTACTGCAGCAGAATTCGCAGACCGCGCTGCCGATACCGAAGTCAAGATTCTCGATACCCGCAAAACTATTCCCGGCCTGCGCAGCGCACAGAAATACGCGGTGCTGTGCGGTGGTTGCCACAATCACCGTATCGGGCTGTACGATGCATTTTTGATCAAGGAAAACCATATCGCCGCAGCTGGCGGTATCGATGCGGCGGTGACCCAGGCCAGAGCTATTAAACCCGGCGCACTGGTAGAGGTAGAAGTGGAGACTATAGGGGAGCTGAAGCAGGCGCTGAACAGCGGTGCTGATGTCATCATGCTCGATGAGTTCAATGATGCCGATACCCGCACCGCCCTGTCGTTGGCCAAGGGCAAGGCCAAGATAGAAATCTCCGGCAGTGTTGACCGGGACAGGATTCAGCAGCTGGCAGCGCTGGATGTTGACTATATCTCTTCTGGCAGCCTGACCAAGCACCTGCGTGCGATTGATCTTTCCCTGCGCATCGATCTATAA
- a CDS encoding FixH family protein: MNEPTSKPWYREFWAWMVLAPLITVLVVSSITVSIAVRHADDQVTDNYYKDSRMYHFSAEQDQRAEALGLAAMVQFQRDASGVVVELNGNTEYPEKLLLTLSHPIEEDLDQHIVLSQLSVGRYSGSVPVELKNRWYLRLMPELNPKQHKSAEWRLKGEINFDLGEAVPLNAASQ; the protein is encoded by the coding sequence ATGAATGAACCAACGTCGAAACCCTGGTATCGGGAATTCTGGGCCTGGATGGTCCTGGCACCGCTGATTACAGTGCTGGTAGTGTCCTCCATTACTGTCTCCATAGCCGTGCGCCACGCTGACGACCAGGTTACGGACAACTATTACAAAGACAGCCGAATGTACCATTTCTCCGCAGAGCAGGATCAGCGCGCAGAAGCGCTGGGGTTGGCGGCGATGGTACAGTTCCAGCGTGATGCTAGTGGGGTGGTTGTCGAACTGAATGGCAATACCGAATACCCGGAGAAGCTTTTACTTACCCTCAGCCACCCGATAGAAGAAGATCTGGATCAGCATATTGTGTTGTCTCAGCTTTCCGTGGGTCGCTATTCGGGTTCTGTACCTGTCGAGCTGAAAAACCGCTGGTACCTGCGCCTGATGCCAGAGCTCAATCCTAAGCAGCACAAGAGTGCCGAGTGGCGCTTGAAGGGCGAAATTAATTTCGACCTCGGCGAGGCTGTGCCCCTGAACGCTGCGAGTCAATGA
- the ccoS gene encoding cbb3-type cytochrome oxidase assembly protein CcoS, with translation MDSLYFLIPIAVALVAFAIKLFFWAVNNGQYDDLETEGRRILFEDDLQDQSAADVDKEK, from the coding sequence GTGGACAGTCTTTATTTCCTGATCCCTATTGCGGTGGCGTTGGTCGCCTTCGCCATCAAACTCTTTTTCTGGGCGGTGAACAACGGCCAGTACGATGACCTCGAGACAGAGGGACGGAGAATACTGTTTGAGGATGACCTGCAGGATCAGTCAGCGGCAGATGTAGACAAGGAGAAGTAG